One region of Oligoflexia bacterium genomic DNA includes:
- a CDS encoding class I SAM-dependent methyltransferase: protein MKKYDKYALYEVSVQSPDTQVDIYLDIYNDINKKKPRHFREDFCSTFILSLEWVKRHKSHTAVGIDLDSEPLRYGKKMHLSKLSTDQKKRMRLLRQNVISVTKPKADIIGVGNFSFYIFQKRDVLIEYFKCCLKSLQKKGIIVLEMAGGPGTIEQRKETKTVKMSRGKKFKYIWDQKSFDPIPRQAHYAIHFKFADGSTLKNAFTYDWRVWTIPEVREALYEAGFSKTYVYWDQSDSGNSYDYLQTEKATNDHAWVSQIVGVK from the coding sequence ATGAAAAAATATGATAAGTACGCACTTTACGAAGTGTCAGTTCAGAGTCCAGATACCCAGGTAGATATTTATTTAGATATCTATAATGACATCAATAAAAAAAAGCCTAGGCATTTTCGTGAAGATTTTTGCAGTACCTTTATTCTTTCACTAGAGTGGGTTAAACGACATAAGTCACATACAGCCGTTGGGATTGATCTTGATTCTGAACCCTTAAGGTACGGCAAAAAAATGCATCTTTCAAAACTATCGACAGATCAAAAGAAAAGAATGAGGCTCTTGAGGCAAAATGTTATTTCAGTCACTAAACCGAAAGCAGATATTATTGGTGTTGGTAACTTTTCATTTTATATTTTTCAAAAGAGAGATGTCCTTATAGAGTATTTTAAGTGCTGTCTTAAATCTTTGCAAAAAAAGGGAATCATAGTTTTAGAAATGGCTGGTGGCCCTGGTACTATTGAGCAACGCAAAGAAACAAAAACTGTTAAGATGTCACGTGGAAAAAAGTTTAAGTACATATGGGATCAAAAATCATTTGATCCCATTCCAAGGCAAGCTCACTATGCAATTCATTTTAAATTTGCCGATGGAAGTACTCTCAAGAATGCTTTTACCTATGACTGGCGCGTATGGACTATTCCTGAAGTGCGTGAGGCGTTGTATGAGGCTGGTTTTTCAAAAACATATGTCTATTGGGATCAATCAGATTCAGGCAATTCATATGATTATCTTCAAACTGAGAAAGCCACAAATGATCACGCATGGGTTTCGCAGATTGTCGGCGTAAAATAA
- a CDS encoding glycoside hydrolase family 71/99-like protein, whose protein sequence is MRYLSIIVVSLIFGFSISSNAVQVSLQSNQTEPIGVAIDAATSLNVTVSSDTAWPTGRATLYYFYVTNDNQRFGPGDQSVGLPAISASGRANVTLVIDGRLTPTPNFGVITYIVLDGVMSGPGSHGQLIKFHAAKGQTSQPENSLCNPTTQPFPHFNVKDGKCLPSCGVLGGTHSFGDSCSANGFIDIGAAYDVAACCKVNNQGTPTPTPTPTPTPNPNVPSDGNFIDLVMAGYQGWFSAIGDGGVNTWTHWSRNSAPGPGHTTVEIYPDVREYNLADLFDTALGNLGNGQPSRLFSSVKDGVVDTHFRWMREYGIDGAILQRFVSELSNPASKNMRNEVTRKVKRYAEAHDRKFYVMYDITSSNPDTLIRDIKSDWSEIENNIGVQSSPSYARQDGRPVIGLWGFGFTDRPGTQEQAQEIINWFKNKGYYVVGGVPYSWRTENGASRPGWLSTYVQYDMISPWSVGNYSSLNEIEKHTSSYVIPDKRYCDEHGIHYQRVIYPGFAWSNWNGGSRNLIPRLSGNFMWQQAYQLTGVTKGAFVAMFDEYDEGTAIAKAAENASMIPNNQYYLTLDADGQSLSSDFYLRLTGAATLMLKGVTPKTSSIPIPQR, encoded by the coding sequence ATGCGCTATCTATCAATAATTGTCGTATCATTGATTTTTGGGTTTTCAATCTCTTCAAATGCCGTACAAGTATCATTACAATCAAATCAAACTGAGCCTATCGGTGTAGCTATTGATGCAGCGACTTCATTAAATGTTACAGTATCGTCTGACACGGCTTGGCCCACAGGTCGTGCAACACTTTATTATTTTTATGTAACAAATGATAATCAACGATTTGGCCCGGGTGATCAGTCTGTTGGTTTACCTGCGATCAGCGCAAGTGGTCGAGCCAATGTGACTTTGGTCATAGACGGTAGACTTACGCCAACACCTAACTTTGGTGTGATTACTTATATTGTATTAGATGGAGTAATGTCGGGGCCTGGTTCGCACGGTCAACTTATAAAATTTCATGCGGCTAAAGGGCAAACTTCACAACCTGAAAATTCCTTGTGCAATCCTACGACACAACCATTTCCTCATTTTAATGTAAAAGACGGTAAGTGTTTGCCCTCTTGCGGAGTATTAGGCGGAACACATTCATTTGGTGATTCATGTTCGGCAAATGGTTTTATCGATATTGGTGCTGCTTATGATGTGGCTGCTTGTTGCAAGGTAAATAATCAAGGTACGCCAACTCCTACTCCTACTCCTACACCTACACCAAATCCGAATGTTCCAAGTGATGGGAATTTTATAGATCTCGTAATGGCAGGCTATCAAGGTTGGTTCTCTGCAATTGGTGATGGAGGAGTTAACACTTGGACACATTGGTCTCGTAACAGTGCTCCGGGGCCAGGTCACACCACTGTTGAGATTTATCCTGATGTTCGTGAATACAATCTTGCAGATTTGTTTGATACAGCTCTTGGTAATTTAGGAAACGGTCAGCCTTCTCGTTTATTTTCTTCAGTGAAAGATGGGGTGGTTGATACACACTTTCGCTGGATGCGAGAATATGGAATCGATGGAGCCATACTTCAGAGATTTGTTTCTGAACTTTCAAATCCAGCATCTAAAAATATGCGCAACGAAGTGACTCGTAAAGTGAAGCGTTATGCTGAAGCGCACGATCGAAAATTTTATGTGATGTATGATATTACAAGTTCAAATCCAGATACTTTAATTCGAGATATTAAAAGTGATTGGTCTGAAATTGAAAACAATATTGGTGTTCAGTCATCGCCTAGTTACGCTCGCCAAGATGGTCGCCCAGTAATAGGTCTTTGGGGATTTGGTTTTACAGATCGACCGGGTACACAAGAACAGGCGCAAGAAATAATAAATTGGTTTAAAAACAAGGGCTACTATGTAGTAGGTGGAGTTCCCTATAGTTGGCGCACAGAAAATGGGGCCTCAAGACCCGGTTGGCTTTCAACATATGTACAGTACGATATGATTAGCCCTTGGTCTGTAGGAAATTATTCGTCACTTAACGAAATTGAAAAACACACGAGTAGTTATGTAATTCCTGATAAGCGCTATTGCGATGAACATGGAATTCATTATCAGCGAGTCATTTACCCTGGCTTTGCATGGTCTAACTGGAATGGTGGCTCAAGAAATCTTATACCTAGACTGAGTGGTAATTTTATGTGGCAACAAGCTTATCAATTAACTGGAGTCACAAAGGGTGCATTTGTGGCTATGTTTGACGAGTATGATGAGGGTACAGCAATTGCCAAGGCAGCAGAGAACGCTTCGATGATTCCGAATAACCAATACTATTTAACACTCGATGCTGATGGTCAGAGTTTGTCATCTGATTTTTATCTTAGGCTAACAGGTGCTGCTACTCTTATGCTTAAGGGCGTCACACCAAAAACTTCAAGTATTCCTATTCCACAAAGGTAA
- a CDS encoding S8 family peptidase: MKSLLICISLLAASNATAGEFIIKFKNPINQKSLLSLKTLNANFKSTIPKLNMVVVTSDTLKSGVVPKALENEIEYIAKNGKIYLDSAKGDAWQNEASMLWGMEAVKLKKAWNITKGDKSVVVAVSDTGTYLNHSDLSGNLWINKGESGLDANGKDKAKNKKDDDGNGYVDDVYGYNFETNTSTPNENHYHGTHVAGTVGGVGGNGGIVGVAGKVSLMTVKFISASGEGTDEAAINTIVYASDNGARAINCSWGSDEYSEPLYDAIVYAQKKGVLIIAAAGNDGHNHDKYEHYPSGYDLDNIITVAATTSSNGLLAGFSNYGVETVDLAAPGERIRSSFNVMYNTLYCGTSGMSHFYCELSGTSMAAPHVTGAVAMVYAVNPKLTYKEAKAIILSTVAPSKHLKGKVITGGQLDVNAAVIKAKATLN; this comes from the coding sequence TTGAAATCACTATTGATTTGTATTTCTTTGTTAGCAGCATCAAACGCCACGGCAGGCGAATTCATTATTAAATTTAAAAACCCAATTAATCAAAAGAGTTTGTTGTCTTTAAAAACTCTTAACGCAAATTTCAAATCTACAATTCCAAAACTAAATATGGTTGTAGTAACGAGTGACACTCTCAAAAGTGGAGTTGTACCAAAAGCACTCGAGAATGAAATTGAGTACATTGCAAAAAATGGCAAGATCTATCTTGATTCTGCAAAGGGTGATGCTTGGCAAAATGAAGCCAGCATGCTTTGGGGAATGGAAGCTGTAAAACTAAAAAAAGCTTGGAACATTACTAAAGGTGACAAAAGTGTTGTTGTCGCTGTTTCTGATACCGGGACATATTTAAATCACAGTGATCTCAGTGGTAATTTATGGATCAACAAAGGTGAGTCTGGTCTTGATGCCAATGGCAAAGACAAAGCTAAAAATAAAAAAGACGATGACGGTAATGGTTATGTTGATGATGTCTATGGTTATAATTTTGAAACCAATACTTCTACACCCAATGAAAATCATTATCACGGCACACACGTTGCGGGCACAGTTGGTGGCGTGGGTGGCAATGGCGGAATCGTTGGCGTTGCAGGCAAAGTGAGTCTTATGACTGTTAAGTTTATCAGTGCAAGCGGTGAGGGTACTGATGAAGCTGCAATCAACACGATCGTTTATGCTTCTGATAACGGAGCCCGTGCCATCAATTGCAGTTGGGGAAGCGATGAATATTCTGAGCCGCTTTATGATGCAATTGTTTACGCTCAAAAAAAGGGTGTTCTCATTATTGCAGCAGCGGGCAATGACGGCCATAACCATGACAAGTACGAACATTACCCATCTGGTTATGATCTTGATAATATCATTACTGTTGCAGCGACTACATCCTCTAACGGTTTACTAGCTGGGTTTTCGAATTACGGCGTTGAAACTGTAGATCTTGCCGCTCCAGGTGAAAGAATTAGAAGTTCATTTAACGTCATGTACAATACTTTGTATTGTGGAACCAGTGGGATGTCACATTTCTATTGTGAGTTAAGCGGAACTTCAATGGCCGCACCTCATGTGACTGGTGCAGTAGCGATGGTGTATGCTGTGAATCCAAAGCTTACTTACAAAGAAGCAAAAGCTATTATTCTATCAACGGTTGCACCAAGTAAGCATTTAAAGGGCAAGGTAATCACAGGCGGGCAACTTGATGTAAATGCTGCCGTGATTAAAGCCAAAGCAACTTTAAATTAA
- a CDS encoding response regulator, whose translation MTATDKKNMRGKHILLVDDDYEFRVTLKEALQAAGFVVTDVADATTARKLLWKSKYSAVVSDIRMPKVNGIEFLHQVRKFNSVPFILMSGFSEIMADSEALEIGANGFVAKPFRAEELFNVLKNCI comes from the coding sequence ATGACGGCGACTGATAAAAAGAACATGCGCGGTAAACACATTTTACTCGTTGATGACGACTATGAGTTTAGAGTGACCTTAAAAGAAGCCCTACAGGCGGCAGGCTTTGTAGTAACAGATGTTGCCGATGCCACAACAGCACGAAAGCTTCTGTGGAAGAGTAAGTATTCAGCTGTTGTGTCAGATATTCGGATGCCTAAGGTAAATGGAATTGAATTTCTTCATCAAGTTCGCAAATTTAATTCTGTGCCATTTATTTTGATGAGTGGTTTTTCTGAAATTATGGCTGACAGTGAAGCGCTTGAAATTGGTGCAAATGGGTTTGTAGCAAAACCATTTAGAGCAGAAGAGTTGTTTAACGTTCTTAAAAATTGCATCTAG
- a CDS encoding diguanylate cyclase has protein sequence MRNLSIEVRMAIAIFATAFMSVVLSFIFLSLHAQQQITTDHIDALIGNALVKKENQNFKQVVTEGVNTDDLTKFQNNPKLLNMGFMSKGILINKLIYVQKNANNFNVQVKASGIALWLQKALDHLLIFSLALGIFSSLILFTLSKIFLSPIRILRRTTEDILAGKFEVKIRYKSKDEIGQTFGALSRLCTELERRDKALEVVSELATTDGLTGLKNHRSFKEAMKTQLLSAQRYGYSLGFLILDVDHFKKFNDTYGHQQGDEVLKMVGKILKAQVRKTDFTARYGGEEFVILVNHTEEKGFTEVAEKFRKAIETCEVPSLADPKVKLQVTASFGGIYIGEGALTQKGISLELATYIEIADQNMYVAKKAGRNRVNISTWKAPTQENAA, from the coding sequence ATGCGCAACTTAAGTATAGAAGTTAGAATGGCTATCGCGATATTTGCCACAGCTTTTATGTCTGTTGTTCTTAGTTTTATTTTTCTTAGCTTGCATGCCCAACAGCAAATCACCACCGATCATATTGACGCCCTCATCGGTAACGCTTTAGTCAAAAAAGAAAATCAGAACTTTAAACAAGTTGTGACTGAGGGTGTGAACACAGATGATTTAACAAAATTTCAAAACAACCCCAAGCTGTTAAATATGGGGTTTATGAGTAAAGGAATTCTAATTAATAAATTAATTTACGTACAAAAAAATGCAAACAACTTTAACGTTCAAGTTAAAGCATCTGGCATTGCGCTATGGCTACAAAAAGCGCTTGATCATCTTTTAATCTTTTCATTGGCATTAGGTATTTTTTCAAGCCTGATACTTTTCACATTGAGTAAGATATTTTTAAGTCCCATTCGCATCTTACGACGTACAACAGAAGATATTTTGGCTGGAAAATTTGAAGTTAAAATTCGTTATAAAAGCAAAGATGAAATTGGCCAAACATTCGGAGCACTCAGTCGACTGTGCACAGAATTAGAAAGACGAGACAAAGCCCTTGAAGTTGTTTCAGAGCTAGCCACAACTGATGGACTCACAGGTCTAAAAAACCATCGTAGTTTTAAAGAGGCTATGAAAACCCAATTATTATCAGCCCAAAGATATGGTTACAGCTTAGGTTTTCTGATTCTTGACGTGGATCATTTTAAAAAATTCAATGATACCTACGGCCACCAACAAGGCGACGAAGTACTTAAAATGGTCGGAAAAATTTTAAAAGCACAGGTACGCAAAACCGATTTTACAGCTCGCTACGGTGGTGAAGAATTTGTAATACTTGTGAATCATACAGAAGAAAAAGGTTTTACTGAAGTGGCCGAAAAATTTAGAAAAGCCATTGAAACTTGTGAAGTGCCAAGCCTTGCTGACCCCAAAGTTAAACTTCAAGTGACTGCAAGCTTTGGAGGTATTTATATTGGGGAAGGCGCACTTACTCAAAAAGGAATTTCTTTAGAACTTGCTACATACATAGAAATTGCAGATCAAAACATGTATGTAGCAAAAAAGGCAGGCCGAAATCGCGTGAATATATCAACTTGGAAAGCACCGACACAAGAGAATGCCGCATGA
- a CDS encoding flagellar motor protein MotB, which translates to MAAPDLKKNQTEIGVAQERREHIERRSLTPAAENIDEYALYKMVTAKTKAEESDGNWLVSYADMMTLLVGFFLLLQSFSKIDSTKFEQVKKETTKLFGGEYKIPFEKLTTKLKDVVKTQNLEGQVVFQESDAGIEITFRGALFFDSGSVALRSEAKTLLDRFIPTINENAKDFGVTVEGHTDNRPVVGGQYTSNWELSSLRACTVLKLFESNGFSRFKLRALGWGDTKPIVPNEDAKGIPLAENQSQNRRVVVKILRDFGD; encoded by the coding sequence ATGGCAGCACCTGACCTAAAAAAAAATCAAACTGAAATTGGCGTCGCACAAGAAAGACGTGAGCATATCGAACGCAGGTCACTTACACCAGCTGCAGAAAATATAGATGAATACGCACTCTACAAAATGGTCACTGCAAAAACAAAAGCAGAAGAATCAGATGGCAATTGGCTCGTCAGCTATGCCGACATGATGACACTATTAGTTGGCTTTTTTCTTTTACTACAAAGTTTTTCAAAAATCGATTCAACTAAATTTGAACAAGTTAAAAAAGAAACAACAAAACTTTTTGGTGGCGAATATAAAATTCCTTTTGAAAAACTAACAACTAAACTTAAAGATGTAGTTAAAACGCAAAATCTAGAGGGCCAAGTTGTTTTTCAAGAGAGTGATGCTGGCATTGAAATCACATTTCGTGGTGCACTTTTTTTTGATTCAGGCTCAGTTGCTCTTCGATCTGAAGCAAAAACCCTCTTAGATCGCTTTATTCCGACGATTAATGAAAACGCCAAAGATTTTGGCGTCACCGTTGAAGGGCATACTGATAACAGACCTGTGGTTGGTGGTCAGTATACATCGAATTGGGAGTTATCAAGTCTACGGGCTTGCACTGTATTAAAATTATTTGAATCAAATGGCTTTTCGCGTTTTAAATTAAGAGCTCTTGGCTGGGGTGATACAAAACCCATTGTACCCAACGAAGATGCCAAAGGTATTCCACTTGCAGAAAACCAATCACAAAATCGTCGCGTAGTAGTAAAAATACTACGAGACTTTGGAGATTAA
- a CDS encoding MotA/TolQ/ExbB proton channel family protein yields MNFSSIIGIISAIAVFFTALITSTSSHDIFLNPHGILIVIGGTAAASIICFPLPTLFKLFKVFFQRIIGKNATQHQVVIAEIVDLARGAREDALYLQNRLPLIKTDFLKEAIDIMVQGGISEHALDIILKKRTMTHYKRYEEDAAIFKTIGKFPPAFGLLGTTLGMIGMLQNLGSPDSYKMLGPSMAVGLTATLYGIAITNFIFIPVGESLSKFNKEDEVVREMVVDGIKLLRKKEHPIVVEEHLKSFLLPGERKKLAKLAA; encoded by the coding sequence ATGAACTTCTCTTCTATTATTGGAATTATCTCAGCCATTGCTGTTTTTTTTACGGCGTTGATTACATCAACTTCTTCACACGATATTTTCTTAAATCCCCATGGTATTTTAATTGTTATCGGTGGCACAGCGGCTGCTAGTATTATTTGTTTTCCACTCCCAACTCTTTTTAAATTGTTCAAAGTTTTTTTTCAAAGAATCATCGGAAAAAACGCAACTCAACATCAAGTCGTAATTGCAGAAATCGTAGATCTCGCTCGCGGTGCGCGAGAAGATGCCCTGTATCTTCAAAATCGCCTACCATTAATTAAAACTGATTTTTTAAAAGAGGCTATCGATATCATGGTGCAAGGGGGTATCAGTGAACACGCACTTGATATCATTCTTAAAAAACGCACAATGACTCATTACAAACGTTACGAAGAAGATGCTGCCATTTTTAAGACTATCGGTAAATTCCCACCAGCTTTTGGTCTCTTAGGTACAACACTTGGTATGATTGGCATGCTTCAAAATTTAGGAAGCCCCGATTCTTATAAAATGCTCGGCCCCTCAATGGCTGTTGGTTTAACTGCAACACTCTATGGTATTGCCATCACAAACTTTATTTTCATACCTGTTGGTGAGAGTTTAAGTAAATTTAATAAAGAAGATGAAGTCGTTCGTGAAATGGTCGTTGATGGAATTAAGCTTTTGCGCAAAAAAGAGCATCCCATCGTTGTTGAAGAACACCTCAAGAGTTTTCTCCTACCCGGCGAACGAAAAAAACTAGCAAAACTGGCTGCGTGA